GAGATATTGATGGCCTAATTCATCCTGAGAGAATAAATCAAGATTGGAAAATGATTAAAAAAGGAGATCCATTATTTCTTGATAGCCAAGGAATAGTTCACAAATATGACAGAGACCAATTGATTTGGCCTGTTTTTATTGGAGAAGTTGCTTATAAGGAAAAAAAAATTGCCATGAGTTACACAAAAAAAGAAGTTATTTGTTCCAAAAAACAATGGGTTCAAGATTTTGAAAGTCTTTAAATTAAGAAACCGGAACAATAAATCATTGAAAACTAATAAGGATTTTTTATTTAATAGATAAGTTTATTTAATGTTCAATACTTTAATTTTTTTTACTAACTCTTAAACCTTAAAAACCTAAATTCTTTCGCTCCAATAGATAACAGCTCCAAAACCCTCTAATTGCAGTCTTCTAAACCTAGCCTCTTTTAAGGAGACTACCTCTTTCGATCTTTTTCCGTTAAGAAGCCATTCGATTATTACCAAGTTTAATCACCAATTACAAAGAAAATATTAAGACACGAAGTCTCTTTTATTAGTATTTCGCAAAAATAACTTTACCTACAGAAAAATAATTTACACATTTTTAGCGATTTTGGTCTAAAATCTTCGAAGCGGAATCTATTTTCCGTTTTTATTTACACGTCTCACTTTAGAGACATACTTTACGAACTCATGACAACTATTCAGCAGCAGCGTTCTTCGCTGTTAAAAGGTTGGCCACAGTTTTGTGAGTGGGTAACATCAACTAACAACAGAATTTATGTTGGTTGGTTCGGCGTCTTAATGATTCCATGCCTACTTACAGCAGCGGCTTGCTTCATCGTTGCATTCATCGCAGCACCACCAGTAGACATCGACGGAATTAGAGAGCCAGTTGCTGGTTCATTCCTATACGGAAACAACATCATCTCAGGTGCAGTTGTTCCTTCATCTAACGCTATTGGTCTACACTTCTACCCAATTTGGGAAGCAGCTACTGTAGATGAGTGGTTATACAACGGTGGTCCTTACCAGCTTGTAATTTTCCACTTCCTAATTGGTATCTCAGCATACATGGGAAGACAGTGGGAGCTTTCATACCGTTTAGGTATGCGTCCTTGGATCTGTGTTGCATACTCTGCACCAGTTTCAGCAGCTTTCGCAGTATTTCTTGTATACCCATTCGGTCAAGGTTCATTCTCTGACGGAATGCCTCTAGGTATCTCTGGAACATTCAACTTCATGTTTGTTTTCCAGGCAGAGCACAACATTCTTATGCACCCATTCCACATGGCTGGTGTTGCTGGTATGTTCGGAGGATCTTTATTCTCAGCTATGCACGGTTCACTTGTTACTTCATCTCTAATCAGAGAAACAACTGAGACAGAGTCTCAGAACTATGGTTACAAGTTCGGACAAGAAGAAGAAACATATAACATCGTTGCAGCTCATGGCTACTTCGGTCGTTTGATCTTCCAATATGCTTCATTCAACAACAGCAGAAGTCTTCACTTCTTCCTAGCTGTATTCCCAGTTGTTTGTGTATGGTTAACTTCAATGGGTATCTGCACAATGGCATTCAACCTTAACGGTTTCAACTTCAACCAGTCAGTTGTTGATGCAAACGGTAAGATTGTTCCTACATGGGGAGACGTTCTTAACAGAGCAAACCTAGGTATGGAAGTAATGCACGAGCGTAACGCTCACAACTTCCCACTTGATCTAGCAGCAGCTGAGTCTACAACAGTAGCTCTTTCAGCTCCAGCTATCGGTTAAGCTTAAAGTTCTTAAATTTACAAGCCCCCTTTTTGGGGGCTTTTTTTTTGTTTAATTTTCAATTGGTTTCATATAATGTTTATATATAGATAAAACATTTGATATTTCTATGAGTAGTAGTTTTGGAAAAATTTTTCGTGTTAGTACTTTTGGAGAATCACATGGTGGTGCAGTAGGAGTTATCCTTGATGGATGTCCCCCTAAGTTAAAAGTAGATATAAATCTGATACAAAATGAATTAGATAGACGAAGGCCTGGCCAAAGTGACATTACAACGCCCAGAAATGAAGAAGATAAAATTGAAATATTAAGTGGGATAAAGGAAGGGTTCACACTTGGAACTCCAATAGCGATGTTGGTAAGAAACAAGGATCAAAGACCACGAGACTATGATAATTTGGAACAAGTATTTAGACCTTCTCATGCAGATGGTACATATCATCTGAAATATGGAATTCAGGCAAGTTCTGGCGGTGGAAGAGCCTCTGCTAGAGAAACAATTGGGAGAGTAGCTGCTGGTGCTGTAGCAAAACAATTATTAAAAACCTTCTGTAACACTGAAATACTATCTTGGGTAAAGCGTATACATGATATTGATTCTGATATAAATAAAGAGAAGATTTCTCTCAAAAAAATAGATTCTAATATTGTTAGATGTCCAGATGAAAATGTATCAACAGAAATGATCGAGAGAATTAAGGAATTAAAGCGTCAAGGAGACTCTTGCGGCGGTGTTATTGAATGTCTAGTAAGGAATGTTCCCTCGGGTCTTGGAATGCCAGTTTTTGATAAATTAGAAGCTGATTTAGCAAAGGCTTTGATGTCTTTGCCTGCCACGAAAGGCTTTGAAATAGGTTCAGGTTTCTCTGGAACTTATTTAAAAGGAAGCGAACATAATGATGCATTCATCAAGTCTGATGATATTAGTAAGTTAAGAACAACATCAAACAATTCAGGAGGTATACAGGGCGGAATAAGTAATGGTGAAAATATCGAGATGAAGATAGCTTTTAAACCTACAGCAACTATCGGGAAAGAACAGAAAACAGTAAATGCTGAAGGTAAAGAAGTACTTATGAAAGCAAAAGGGAGGCACGATCCATGCGTTCTACCAAGAGCAGTTCCCATGGTTGATGCTATGGTAGCTCTAGTACTTGCTGATCATTTGCTTCTAAATCATGCTCAATGTGACTTAATAAATAAGTAGTATTTTTGTTGAATAAATTATATTTATCTTTGATTTAATTATTTTTGAGCCATTCAAATATTTTTGGATCAAATTTTTTATTTTTGATAGCTTTATCTCCAATTACGACTGCTTTATACCCTAAAGATTTATAAGTTTTTAAATCATTGATTGATAGTCCTCCAGCAGCAATGAAATCAATATTTGTATAGTTGAGTATATCTATCGAACTATCTTTACTGTTTATTGGGTAAATTTTGATAATTTTGCAATTTAAATCTATCGCTTCCTTAAGATCTTTTAAATTATTAATTCCAGGAATTAATAAATAACTTTTTGACTGCGCATAATTGAAAAGATCTTTATCCCAAAATTTCATCATCGAAAAATTTAATCCAATTTTTAAAGAATCTTGTATTGATTGCTTATTAACTATGGAGGCGGAGCCTAAATTAATTCTTGGATATTTAATTTTGATATCGGATACAAAATCGAACCAATTTTCGTTGTTAGACCAACTTATTTCAATATTCTTTAATCCTAATTTTACTAAGTATTCTAATTCTTCAAAAAATGAATTTCTTATAGAGGTATTTGAGTAAATATTATCTTCAGGTTTTATAAGTAAAAAAAAAGACTCAGTTTTCAGGAACTCCGAAAAAGAATCTTCTTTATTATTCATTAAAAATTTAAACTTTCGCGATTAAATATAGTTTGCGACTTTTACTTCTGAGCGGTTAAGCAAATCTTGGATATCTTCAGTATCTATAGTTTCTCTTTCAATTAGCATTTGAGCCATTTCGTCTAGAACTATTCTGTTATCTGATAAAACTTTTGTAGCTCTCTTATAGGCCACATCAACAAGTTCTGAAACCTCTACATCAATTGTTGCGGCCGTGTCTTCAGAAAAGTCTCTTGTAGAGCTCATATCTCTTCCGAGAAACATTCCACCTTGAGATTGACCTAGAGCGACAGGACCTATTTTGTCACTCATGCCGAATTTAGTGATCATTTGTCTTGCTACATTAGCAACTTGTTGTAAATCATTTGAAGCTCCAGTTGTTACTTCTTCTTCTCCATAAACAATTTCTTCAGCAACTCTTCCACCAAGAGCTACAGCCATTTGATTTTGAAGGTAAGAACGAGAGTAAAGACCAGATTCCATTCTTTCTTCACTTGGAGTAAAGAAGGTTAGACCTCCAGCTTGACCTCTTGGAATAATTGAAACTTTTGCTACTGGATCATAATCAGGCATTAATGCTCCAACGAGTGCATGACCAGCTTCGTGATAAGCAACTAATTCTTTTTTCTTATCACTGATTACTCTATCTTTCTTTTCTGGGCCAGCCATAACTCTTTCAATTGCATCACCTACTTCATCGTTGCTTACTTTATCTAAATCTTTTCTAGCTGCTAATATTGCTGCTTCATTTAAGAGGTTAGCTAAATCTGCACCAGTAAATCCTGGTGTTCTTCTAGCAACTTTATCTAAATCTACGTCTTTTGAAAGAGTTTTATCTTTCGCATGAACATTTAATATCTGCAATCTTCCAGCATAATCTGGTCTATCTACTGTTACCTGTCTATCGAATCTTCCAGGACGCATTAAAGCTGAATCTAAGACATCTGGTCTGTTGGTGGCAGCAACTATTATTATTCCTGAATTACCTTCGAAACCATCCATTTCAGTTAGGAGTTGATTTAATGTTTGCTCTCTTTCATCATTTCCTCCGCCCATACCAGCACCCCTTTGTCTTCCAACTGCATCTATTTCGTCAATAAAAACAATACAAGGAGCATTCTTTTTAGCTTGTTCAAAAAGATCTCTAACTCTGCTAGCTCCAACTCCTACAAACATCTCTACAAATTCTGAACCAGATATTGAGAAAAAAGGTACACCTGCTTCTCCAGCTACTGCTTTTGCTAACAATGTTTTTCCTGTCCCAGGAGGGCCAACAAGAAGAACTCCTTTCGGAATTTTTGCTCCTACTGCAGTAAATCTATCTGGGCTCTTAAGAAAATCTACAACTTCTGTAAGTTCTAATTTTGCCCCTTCAACACCAGCAACATCTGAAAAGGTTACTTGTGTAGATGGTTCCATTTGCAATCTAGCTTTGCTTTTACCAAAACTCATGGCAGGGTTACCACCTCCAGCATTACCACTTTGGGATCTTCTGAAAAGAAAAAATAAGCCTCCGATCAAAAGTACTGGAAAAATTAAGCTACTTATAGCTTGTTGCCATGGATTGGCTAATTTTGTAGGAGTTACAGCTATATCTACATTATTCTCAGTCAGTATTTTTAATAAATCTTTGTCAGGGGCTAAATTGACCTCAGACCTGCTCCCATCATTTTCAACAACTTGAGCTGTGGCATTATCTGGAGATATTAGGACTCTACTGATTTCTTTATCTTGTACTGCCTCTATAAAATCACTATATCTCAAGGTCTTTGTAGAACTTTCAGTATTAGGTTTATCAAAAACTGATGTACCAATGAAAATTACAGTAATAACAGCTAGGACATAAAGTCCTACGTTTCTCCAACGTTTGTTCACAATAAAAAATCTTTAATAAATCTATAATACTAATAATAAAACATTATTAAGAGCGTCTTAGAACATCTACTACACTTTTGAATGCAAACCATTCAGGAATTGGTTCGCCATTCCTTAATTTCTTTCTAAATTCAGTACCACTAAGTTTCATAATTTCATAATTTAATTCTTTGGCTTCTTCAGCTGTTATATATCCTTTTTCCTTCGTATAAACTAAATTTTTTGAAGGAACAGTTTGCATCATCAATTCATCTGCACACTTATTTGCAAAATTCTGGGCGTCATATGGACCATAAAAATCCTCACCAGTTGATGAAGACTTACAACCAGCCATATCTCTACCAATAATAAAGTGGGTGCAGCCATAATTTCTTCTGATTATCATATGTTGCAGAGCTTCTCTTGGCCCCGCCATATGCATTGAATAAGGTAAAAAAGCCCATTTTATTCTTTCATCAGATATTTCCTCTTCTAATTCTTTATAGGTCAAATATCTAACTTTGCCCGGGATATCATCTTGTTGAGTTGGTCCACAAGTTGGATGAACTAAAACAACTGATTTAGAGGAGACATTTTCTGAAAGTAAGGCATTAGTAAATAATTCATAATGTGCTCTATGAATTGGATTTCTGCATTGAAATGCAACTACATCATGATTTGATGGCAGTGTAGATCTAACTTCTTCTGGGGTTTTGCAGGGGAATTCTCTAGTTGGTAGTTCGAAACCATAAACTCTTCCTCCTATATAAAATCTCCCTCTCTCGTTAAAAATCATCTTAACAGCAGGATGATCTAAAGAATTAGTACCATAACAAAGTTCAGCTTCTAAGGATTTGTCAGGCTCCCATTTAGAGCTAACTTCTAAAACTGCTATTTTTTGTTTTTTATAAGTAAGTAATATTGTCTCTCCAGCTTTTACTTTTTCATTATTTGAATCAAATACAATGGGCAAGCCAAAAAGCAACCCGTTTGTATTTCTATTATTTTTAATTACCGAATTATAGTTTTTTTCATCCATAAAACCTTCCAATGGAGAAAAAGCTCCAACCATCAAAAGTTCTACATCGCATGCATTTCTCTCGCTACATTCAAACTCATAAGTAGCTTGAGAGATAAGATCATTTTTAAGGTTTTTATCTTTGATAATTAAATTTTTTAGTTCCCCTCCATAAGGCGGTATTAGTCCATTAGTATCTGTTTTAGCTTTTTGTTGTAATTCCATTTTTTAAATTGATTTAAAGAAAAATTTTGAAAAAAAAAGAGGGGTTTAACCCCCTTTTTCTCTTAAGTAAGATTTATGCCTTTCTTCCGTAAAGCTCCCCAATTATTTTTACATCAAGTGGATCCTTTGAACCCATATCTGTATCTGAAGGTTGGATAGCTTCAAAAGTACCAGCAAATTCGTCTGTGTCAGAATCTACATTATTTATTGAAAGAGTAATAACACCAGTTCCGTTTACATCAACTTTAATATTTTCTTTTGCAAGTTCTTCGTCATCTCCTCCTAATGCAACTAAACCTTGAGCATATTCAACACCAGTATTTTTAGCTCTTGCCTTAGGATCCAGAAAATCACCAGTTCTGTAGTTAGGTGTAAATGTTGAGCCGCTAACCTCAGTGCCTGGCTCAATAGATGAAGGTAAATCAGCTGTAAGATCTTTGGCTGAGAATGCAAATGGCACTTCTAAACCACCAGGAGTTAATACAGTAATAAGTTGAAAATCAATACCACCTTTTTCGGTGAAAGTTCCTGAATCTATATCTCCATAAACTTCTGTGACTGTGGTGTTATTTCTAGGACTAATAATTTTTGTAGAAACAAATTCTGCAGCTTTTCTTTTTGTCCCGGGCACTTTTACATAAACTTCTGTTGGATGCATGCATATTCCTTTGAGGCTATCTCCATTCCCTAGAGATATTGATCCGACAAGAGATGAGTCTAATGTAGGGCAATCATTAGCTTTTCCTGTGTTAACAACATCTGTGAATTGTGCATTTCCTCTTTCAGAAAAAGCAAATGTTTTAACAGGTACGAAAGCAAAAGTTATACAAATTGAAATAACAAAAGCTAAGAAAGAACGAATTCTCATAATTAAAGTTGCAGTAAAGTTCTGTGACGATAGATTAAAGGTCATCTAATAAGTTCAGTACGGATATTACAAGGGAAAGGACCATAAAAGATAGGACTATTAAATCCTCGAAACAACCCGTAGCTTTTTAGATTTTAAAAAACTGGAATTATTTTAAGCTATCGCATTATTTTTAATGATTAAGATTACAAAAAAATACAAATTAAAAATTTTTTTTATTTCTTTAATGAAATAATTTGGGTTATTAATTTATTTGCTAAATCAATTTTTGATGTTTTGTTAATGTAGTGCTCCATATTATTAGTATCGAATAACCAACCTTCATTTTGTGCCAAAAAGCCAAATCCTTGGCCTTCAATATCAATTGGATTTGCGAATAGATAATCACAACCCTTTTTGATTATCTTTTCTTTAATTGTCATTCGTGCTTCTTCGATAGATCCTGTAAAAGCACAAAAGCCAACAAAAACTTGGTTATCTTTTTTTGATTTACTAATTGTTTTTAAAATATCTGGAACTAGCTCAAAGTTTTGATTCAAATGAGCATTAATTTGATTTTTTGGAATTTTAGCTGAAGTATCAGAGTTTATTTTGAAATCAGATACTGCTGCATTCATGAAAAAATAATCGCAATTTGATATTTCATTATTTAGTGCCCTAATTAAATCAACACTAGTTTCAATTTCATATCTTTTTAGTCCATCAGTAAGATTCTTATCGATTTTTAGAGGACCATGAACATATTTTACTTGTGCTCCCCTAAACCTCGCTACTTGAGAAAGAAGTAGGCCCATAGCTCCAGAACTTTTGTTAGTAATGTGTCTTGCCGCGTCAATTTTCTCTGAGGTACACCCTCCAGTTATTAAAATTTCTTTATTAAGTAAATCTTTGCGATATTCATTTTGTTTATGTGAAACTATAAATTCAAGAGCTAATTGGATTAGATCATTGGGAGGTATCTTACCGATGCCAATAGCATCACATGCTAAGAGGCCTTCACTTGGTTGCAAAGACAAAACATTTTCGTAATTCTGTAAATTCTCATAATTTTTTTGGACAGCTTTATTTAGCCACATTTGTGTATTCATTGCTGGTGCAACAATAATTGGCTTTATATTTGCTATTAAGATGCTTGGGATCAATCCCTCTGCATTTCCAGTTACCCATTTTGCTAATGTTGTCGCTGTTAAAGGGGCGATGATTAAAATTTCAGCCCAATTACTTAGTTCTATGTGAAGAGGTGTTGATTGACCATCAGACCATTGATCATTTTCTAATATGCACGGGTTTCTACTTAAAATAGAAAGAGAAAGCGGCTTTATTAATTTTTCTGCATTTTTTGATAAAACGCATCTTATTTCATAATTTTCTTTCGCTAATTGGCTAACTAATAATGGAACTCTTACAGCTGCAATACTTCCAGTTATTAATAAGAGGACCTTTATTTTGGAGTCCTTGCTTTTAGTTTTCATCGAAAGGTTCCTGATCGAGTAGATGGGTATAATTAGTCGTTAATTCAGGCCTATTGATTGCAAGAGCCCTCAGCAAGTGCCAGTCTTTTAAACCATCAAATGGAGTATTATAATTATCTTCCTCCAGCCTTTTAGCGAGCTCAAAGGTCATTTCTTCATCAAAAGAATTTACTAGTTCCTCACTTATTTTATTTTCAGTAATGAATTTCATATTGAGTAAAGTCAATATACTTTAATAATAAAGCCTCAAGTAATTATTTAAAATTGATATAAGAATTAAGTACATATTTTCAAGGATATGATAATTTTCAATTTTCATATCTTTTCAAATTGTTGGTAGGTCATTTATCTTCATTCTCAGTCATAAATATGCAAAATCTCCTTTTCAAAAATATTCTCTCTTAATATATTATTGGTAAAAATTTTATCATGTCGCAAACCAAAAGAGAGCAAGTAATTAGCCACATACGCTATTTAAGACAAGAGCTTAGAGAAATGCATTTAGGAATAAAAGAAGATGACCTATTACCTGAATCAGGCGAATTAAGAGGATTGATGGCTCAGTTGGAAGCATTACTTGAATTAATAGAGGGAAATACTAGAATTCAATCAAACTCTGAAGCAGCTTAGTTTAATGAGAAATGGTTGTTAAACCTCAAAAGACAAAATTTCAGATAAAGATTGTGGAAAATATTCAGACATTAAGTATTTGGGCAAATAATCCATGGCGAAGATATTCAATATCATTGATTACCCTTTTAATTGGATATTTTTTTGGAAGTTCTCTTGGTATGGTAAGTGCCGTTGTGGAACTCATGGATCCTGTAGCTGCTTTCTTATCAGTAGTTTTTATTGAAATTTTAATATCTTTAAGAAGAAATTTTAGATTTGAAAGGAAAAAGAAATTTTTAGTACTTTTATTAGATTCTTTAAGATTAGGATTATTTTATGGTTTCTTTACTGAAAGTCTCAAATTGCTATAAATTTATTTGTTGTGCTTTTGTAATAGATAAAGTAAAGCCATTCTTATAGGGATACCATTTGCAACTTGATTATTAATTAAGCAATTAGGATATCGATCTACAATCTTACTACTTATTTCAATATCTCTATTAATGGGACCAGGATGAAGAATTGGGATTTCTTTATTATTCAAAGATAATTTCTCTGGGGTTAAGCCATAATCCAAACTATATGAATCAATGCTACTTAGTAAATTCTCCATCATTCTCTCTTTCTGGAGTCTTAAAACAATAATCGCATCTGCAAATTTTATTGATTCTTCCAATGATCTAGAAATTTTTATGGAACCTCTTGATTTAACAGGATCTTTTATTTGATATGGCGCAGGGGTTTTTAAAAAATTGATAAATTCATAAGGTATTAATGTCTCGGGACCACATAAGATTATGTCTGCGCCGAATGAACTCAAAGCCCAAAGATTTGATCTGGCAACCCTTGAATGATTAACGTCTCCAATTATTAAAATTTTTTTGGAATTTAAAACCTCTGGATTAAGTGTTTTTTTGGAAAAGAATTTTATCAATGTGTAGATGTCAAGCAATCCTTGGCTAGGGTGACTATGTAATCCATCTCCCGCATTAAGAACCGAAGTCTTGGAATTTATTGCATCAAGTTTTTTTGCAATCTCATAGGTTATGTAACTTGATGAATGTCTTATAACTAATGTATCCGCCCCCATAGCAGAATAAGTTATAGCTGTATCAATTATTGTTTCACCTTTTGTTAAAGAACTTGAAGATGGTGCAAATGTCTGGACATCAGCAGAAAGCCTTTTTGCTGCAAGCTCAAAACTATTTTTTGTTCTTGTACTAGCCTCGAAAAATAAAGACGTTACCAAAGTCCCTTGTAAAGCCGGTATCTTTTTCGTTCCTGCATTTTTTAATACATCAAATCTATTGGCTAATTCGAATACTGACTCATAATCCTTAATTGAAAAATTAGCTAATGTGTGAATATGTTTATGAGGCCAAATTTGCATTACGTTGAAAAGATAAATGATTATTGAAATTTAGGTGTTCTGTCACCTTTTAATCTTTTACTTACACTCCTACTATTTTTGAGATACCAACGCCATTTTATATTTTTTGCCTTTGATATGCCAATTCTCGTAGTTTGAATAAGATCTTTATTTTCTATAGTGGATTCTCTTGGAGAAATCCATAAAGATTTGTTATTAAGAACTTTAAGTGAGTTAAATGCAATGTCTATATTGAATGTTTTTGTTACTAGGCCAGGTCCAGAAGCTAATCTTTCATTTTTATTAGAGATAAAAACTGATCTTATCAACACACCACTCGCAAAATTTTCTTTATCAGTAACTATGTTTAAGCAATGATGAATGCCATATGATTTGTAAATATAAAATGTGCCAGGTTTGCCAAATAATGATTTGTTTGATTCAGTCATTTTGCGGTAGCCATGACAGGCTTCTTCTTCTTGTGAATAAGCTTCAGTTTCAACAATTATCCCTTTAACTAGATCTATCTCATTATTTTTTTTAATGAGGTAACAGCCTATTAAATCAGGAGCAACAAGTTTGGAGTGCCGATAAAAAAAATTTTTTGGAAAGAATTCTTCTTCTATTTTTCAAAATCTATCTAATAACATATTTAGCTGAGAAAAATAATTAAGGCTATTAATTGATATTGATTTTCAAAAAGATGTGACTATTTTTTTAAATTATTTGAAATTCAAAGGATATGTAAATAAGTTGTTCTTAATAAACTATTATTTAATAAGAAAGATATTAAATGTATGACAAAAATAACTAAAGAGGAAGTA
This window of the Prochlorococcus marinus XMU1410 genome carries:
- a CDS encoding DNA-3-methyladenine glycosylase, whose amino-acid sequence is MEEEFFPKNFFYRHSKLVAPDLIGCYLIKKNNEIDLVKGIIVETEAYSQEEEACHGYRKMTESNKSLFGKPGTFYIYKSYGIHHCLNIVTDKENFASGVLIRSVFISNKNERLASGPGLVTKTFNIDIAFNSLKVLNNKSLWISPRESTIENKDLIQTTRIGISKAKNIKWRWYLKNSRSVSKRLKGDRTPKFQ